In Natronococcus sp. AD-5, the genomic window CCTGCTCGCGCATTCCCTCACTGGTCGGGGAGTTCCCAACCGTCTACGCGGGACGGGAGGGGGCGTTCACGTTTCTCGAGTTCGTTCTCGTCGCGTTGGTGGGCTATCGTTCGAAGAATCCCCTCCCCCAGCAGGCCGATAGCCTCTCCATGAGCGCCCTTTCTGCGGTGAACCGACATCGGGGAGACGTTCCGTTCGTCGTATTCTCCGTACGCGTCGGCGGGAACGTCCCCGCAGTCACGGAGTTCGTTGCGGATTTGTACGAGGAGGCCGTGCATATAGACGAGGCTCTGTTTTTTCATGCATCTATGCGAGTAGCTAGCCATTAATACGTAAGAACCTGTTTGACACTGGTATTATAGTATCGGCTGAATAAGGGTATCCGGCTCGTTCTCCCGTTCAATTGCCAACAGAACAGTTCGATCTAATCCAGGCTGAACCGCTGCTGGTACCCGCCGAGGGCGGCTATCCTGCTACTCGCCGCTTACTCGCTCGGAACTCGAGGCCGCGAGTTCGTCCCGTCCGGCTCGCTGGCGCCGATAGATCCAGATCGTACAGCCGAGGGCGATCACGGCCGCGAGGGTGGCGATCCAGAAGGCGACCCGGTAGCCGGTTTCGCTGTAGACGCGAGCGCCGCCGGCGTACTCGCCGGTCCAGTAGGCGTCGAGCGTCCACCCCATCAGCGTCGGGAGCGTGGCCGCGCCGAAAAACCCCGCGCCGTTGATCGTCCCGGTCGAGATGCCGCTCGCGCTGCTGGGATGGCGGTCCTTGACGATCGGGTAGCCGAGCAGGAACGAACCGAGCAGGGCACCGGTCAGGAAGAACGCGCTCCCGACGACCACCAGGGGCGGATTTCCGGCGACGGCGAGCACGGCGAGACAGACGACGTAACAGAACCCGCCGGCGACCATCAGTTCGACCCGTCGACCGAGCCGGTCGGAGAGCCAGCCGATCGCCGGCGGGCCGACGATCCCGCCGACGCCGCCGAGCAGCGTGAACACGGAGGCGTAGGTCACCGAGACGTCGTACGTCTGCCTGACGTAGGGGACGCCCCACAGGCCGAACAGCGTCAGGTTGAGTCCGCTCGTACAGAACAGCATGACGCTGAGAACCCAGACCCAGCGATCCCGGAGCACCGTCGAGAGGTGCGATTTGAGCTCCGCGTTCGTCAACGTCGGCTGTCGCGGCACGCCCTCGAGCGGCTCGAGTCCGGCTCGCTCGGGCGTATCCCGGACGAGGGCGAAGACGAGGACGGTGACGCCGAGCCCGACGACGCCGAGCCAGCCGATCGCGGAGCGCCAGCCGACCGCGTCAACGGCGACGGCCAGCGGCGTCGTCGCGAGGACGCCGCCGATTCCGGCGACGGCGAAGGTGGCGCCGCTCATGGTGGCGAACTCGTCGGCCCGGTACCAGTTGGCGCAAAAGCGCAGGATGCAGACGAAGACGACGCTCCCGCCGAGGCCGACCAGCCCGCGGGCGAGGATCGCCGTGAGGTAGCCGTCCGCAAACGCGAACCAGATCGCGCCGACGTTCATCACCGCCGCGCCCGCCGCCGCCGTCAGCCGCGGTCCGACCCGATCGGCGAGAACGCCCGTCGGAATCTGCATGACCGCGTAAATCCAGAAGAATACCGCGTGGAGCGTTCCCAGCTGGGCGCCCGTCGTCCCGAACGCAGCCATCAGTTCCTCGGCGAGCACCGCGGAGGAGAGCCGGTTGACGTTGACGAGTAGGAAGACGATCCCCAGCGTCCCCCAGAGGAGCCACCGTCGTCGGAGCGGGTTGTCCCAGAGTCGCATCGCCGACAGTTTCCCGGCGGTGTCCGAAAGTCTTCGCGAACCGGCAGGGCGGGACACCCGACCCCTCGGTCGGACGGCGAACCCGTTCGGCAACGGTACGTCGCTCGAGTTCGTACCACCCGCCCATGCGCGAACTCGACGGCTCGAAGGCGGGCGGCCAGTTCGTCCGGACGGCTCTCACGCTGTCCGTGCTCGAGAACGAGCCCGTGCGACTCGAGAACGTCCGCGGCGATCGACCGGACCCCGGCCTGGCCCACCAGCACCTGGCCGTCCTCGAGACGATGGCCGAACTCTGCGACGCCGACGCGTCGGGTGCCGACCTCGGTGCGGAAACGATCGAGTTCGATCCGGGGCTCTCGGACGAGGGCGGGAGCGGAAACGGGAACGGGGGCAACTCCGGTACGGCGCGTCTCGGCGGCGGCAGCTACGCCGTCGACATCGGCACCGCGGGGAGCGTGACCCTGCTGTTCGACGCTCTCCTCCCGCTCGCGGCGGTGCTCGAGTCGCCGCTGTCGGTCGCGGTCACCGGCGGGACGGACGTGGCGTGGTCGCCGCCGCTCGATTACGCGCGGCAGGTGAAACTACCCTTGCTGGGTCGGTACGGCCTCGTCGCGTCCTGCGAGGTCGACCGACGGGGGTTCTACCCCGACGGCGGCGGACGGGCGACGCTCCGGCTCGCGCCGTCGACCCTCGAGTCCCTCGACCTCGCGGAGCGGGGCGACCTCGAGGGCGTCCGGCTCTACTCGACCGAATCGGCGTCG contains:
- a CDS encoding UPF0058 family protein; its protein translation is MKKQSLVYMHGLLVQIRNELRDCGDVPADAYGEYDERNVSPMSVHRRKGAHGEAIGLLGEGILRTIAHQRDENELEKRERPLPSRVDGWELPDQ
- a CDS encoding MFS transporter: MRLWDNPLRRRWLLWGTLGIVFLLVNVNRLSSAVLAEELMAAFGTTGAQLGTLHAVFFWIYAVMQIPTGVLADRVGPRLTAAAGAAVMNVGAIWFAFADGYLTAILARGLVGLGGSVVFVCILRFCANWYRADEFATMSGATFAVAGIGGVLATTPLAVAVDAVGWRSAIGWLGVVGLGVTVLVFALVRDTPERAGLEPLEGVPRQPTLTNAELKSHLSTVLRDRWVWVLSVMLFCTSGLNLTLFGLWGVPYVRQTYDVSVTYASVFTLLGGVGGIVGPPAIGWLSDRLGRRVELMVAGGFCYVVCLAVLAVAGNPPLVVVGSAFFLTGALLGSFLLGYPIVKDRHPSSASGISTGTINGAGFFGAATLPTLMGWTLDAYWTGEYAGGARVYSETGYRVAFWIATLAAVIALGCTIWIYRRQRAGRDELAASSSERVSGE
- the rtcA gene encoding RNA 3'-terminal phosphate cyclase is translated as MRELDGSKAGGQFVRTALTLSVLENEPVRLENVRGDRPDPGLAHQHLAVLETMAELCDADASGADLGAETIEFDPGLSDEGGSGNGNGGNSGTARLGGGSYAVDIGTAGSVTLLFDALLPLAAVLESPLSVAVTGGTDVAWSPPLDYARQVKLPLLGRYGLVASCEVDRRGFYPDGGGRATLRLAPSTLESLDLAERGDLEGVRLYSTESASLADRDVAHRQLEGALERLDLAGARSGDGDSDESGSAGGLEVLERQERTAASPSPGSALVIRVDHGTGIAGFSALGERGKPAERVGEDAADAANRFLEASAAVDPHMGDQLLVYLALAGGRVRLPAVTDHVETSRELLASFGLETVLERERDGEAIVSLESAPLLSP